A genomic region of Anopheles coustani chromosome 3, idAnoCousDA_361_x.2, whole genome shotgun sequence contains the following coding sequences:
- the LOC131261162 gene encoding ribonucleases P/MRP protein subunit POP1, translated as MDEPNKPYDAAIGGHIELKHRVDPIAFSEERKAEICQMIQDMTIKTHQRKLVHQSMPLHMRRRAATHSVRRLPRRFRAVHNAQFSKSGVPEKKKRPSRKFRRKANYLQREYERRKRTSVWLETHVWHARRFHMVHRWGYKVAHRPCNKFYRAAYRATARHCLVHDLSYEGCIEIRGDEATLKEGFRRMCSEKVGLTLVAKSFTAGNRAGFVWLYEDGAYPYRCLGRVRFLWRCAEDQTADDRRTVWIFAHPTFYRKLVIQLVNIFKLTNAERETGSDPQDITQNPFSIRFPRYTATEGNVEVIELKDTINRFFLTGPLSQAIISKVLKVYSKPEKDGHATKNWFTKYSKKTKSECKSILEQQATYWEAIKDLTSPGELSPGEVLALLVEDPRINRPKKRTKALPVKVPERYNFTVEQEPATRGPMCSISPLWDETIRNRVTSEMKTMHELNQIRAAETLVPGERCVSEKWLQPVPVLLLQTPGSQDANYKRLGYGSGWELLVPAGYGLPMWHSLVLWGAKAAGQVELDMLALESGQDRCGVPDTELGRAEADRIHAEAVRRYFNLPNNKRINYTKLAIASPFRCPWAQLVQEWGNNRFPSTNSSEGQFFVLRDQDVLGKLKHAFQRKVNVSSIGLAPNTLVPLLLTLKARGNPGDNALICLPKREDLRANKVNRTVNRRDAVYTEPLRTDPNAQQRKTLRTEHLRTLKRLRSRRVREKKRKQRATPGALVRIAKASNRTLVEEQLRRMADLWIPARPDTVRNQCSRECFGYVTQCSFSLSEGNVTGIGYVTAKGFEKLFKICSKGTPKVLVRGIKSRNYRFASIRLLTQWS; from the coding sequence ATGGATGAGCCCAACAAGCCGTACGATGCCGCCATCGGGGGACACATTGAACTCAAGCATAGGGTCGATCCCATCGCCTTCTCCGAGGAACGCAAAGCGGAAATTTGTCAGATGATCCAGGACATGACCATCAAGACGCACCAGCGAAAACTAGTGCACCAGTCGATGCCGCTCCACATGCGCCGCCGTGCTGCGACGCACAGTGTGAGGCGGCTGCCGCGAAGATTCCGCGCCGTGCACAATGCCCAGTTCAGCAAGAGCGGCGTGccggagaagaagaagcgacCGTCGCGCAAATTCCGCCGGAAGGCAAACTATCTGCAGCGGGAGTACGAGCGTCGCAAGCGCACGTCCGTGTGGCTGGAGACGCACGTTTGGCATGCGAGACGGTTCCACATGGTGCACCGATGGGGCTACAAAGTCGCCCACCGACCGTGCAATAAATTCTACCGTGCGGCGTATCGCGCAACCGCCCGCCATTGCCTAGTGCACGATCTGTCCTACGAGGGATGCATTGAGATTCGGGGCGACGAAGCGACACTAAAGGAGGGCTTCCGGAGGATGTGCAGCGAGAAGGTTGGCCTAACGCTGGTGGCGAAATCGTTCACCGCGGGCAATCGGGCCGGTTTCGTGTGGCTGTACGAGGACGGTGCCTATCCTTACCGTTGCCTCGGCAGAGTGCGGTTTTTGTGGCGTTGTGCCGAAGACCAAACAGCCGATGACCGACGTACTGTTTGGATCTTTGCACATCCAACGTTCTATCGGAAATTGGTTATCCAGCTCGTCAACATTTTCAAGCTCACCAACGCAGAACGCGAGACCGGCTCGGACCCGCAGGACATTACGCAGAACCCTTTCAGCATCCGGTTTCCACGGTACACCGCGACCGAGGGAAACGTTGAGGTGATCGAGCTCAAAGATACCATCAATCGGTTCTTTCTAACTGGTCCCCTCTCACAGGCAATTATTTCGAAGGTGTTAAAAGTTTACAGTAAACCGGAGAAGGATGGACACGCCACCAAAAACTGGTTCACAaaatattctaagaaaaccaaaTCCGAGTGCAAAAGTATTCTTGAACAGCAAGCGACCTACTGGGAGGCCATTAAAGACCTCACCTCACCGGGTGAGTTAAGCCCCGGTGAGGTGCTCGCGTTGCTTGTCGAAGACCCACGGATTAATCGGCCGAAGAAACGCACGAAAGCGCTGCCAGTAAAAGTCCCTGAGCGGTACAATTTTACCGTCGAACAGGAACCGGCTACCCGGGGACCAATGTGTAGCATCTCCCCGCTGTGGGACGAAACAATCCGGAATCGAGTGACGAGCGAGATGAAAACGATGCACGAACTGAACCAAATCCGTGCCGCCGAAACGCTCGTCCCCGGCGAACGGTGTGTGTCGGAAAAGTGGCTTCAGCCCGTGCCGGTGCTTCTGCTACAAACCCCCGGCTCACAGGATGCCAATTACAAGCGGCTCGGTTATGGGTCCGGGTGGGAACTGTTGGTACCGGCCGGGTACGGTCTTCCGATGTGGCACTCGCTCGTATTGTGGGGAGCAAAAGCGGCCGGTCAGGTCGAACTTGACATGCTTGCCCTCGAATCGGGCCAGGACCGATGTGGCGTTCCCGATACGGAGCTCGGGCGGGCCGAAGCGGATAGGATCCACGCGGAAGCAGTTCGCCGGTACTTCAACCTACCGAACAACAAGCGCATCAACTACACGAAGCTCGCTATCGCGTCCCCCTTCCGTTGTCCTTGGGCTCAGCTCGTCCAGGAGTGGGGCAACAACCGCTTCCCCTCCACCAACTCGTCCGAGGGCCAGTTTTTCGTCCTGCGCGATCAAGATGTGTTGGGTAAGCTCAAGCACGCATTCCAACGGAAGGTTAACGTCTCTTCCATTGGACTTGCACCAAACACGCTCGTCCCGCTTTTACTCACGCTAAAAGCCCGCGGTAATCCGGGCGATAATGCCCTCATCTGCCTACCGAAACGGGAGGATTTACGGGCGAACAAAGTGAATCGCACCGTCAACCGCCGTGACGCAGTGTACACCGAACCACTGCGGACCGATCCAAATGCCCAGCAGCGGAAAACGCTTCGTACGGAACATTTGCGAACACTCAAACGGCTGCGTAGTCGGCGGGTGCGCGAAAAGAAGCGCAAGCAACGAGCCACTCCTGGTGCGTTGGTGCGTATCGCTAAGGCCAGCAATCGGACGCTGGTGGAGGAACAGTTGCGGCGAATGGCGGACCTGTGGATACCGGCCCGACCGGACACGGTACGCAATCAGTGCTCCCGTGAGTGCTTCGGGTACGTGACGCAGTGTAGCTTCAGTCTTTCGGAGGGCAATGTGACCGGCATAGGGTACGTGACGGCCAAAGGATttgaaaagttgtttaaaatttgcaGCAAAGGTACGCCGAAGGTGCTGGTACGTGGGATCAAGTCGAGAAACTATCGGTTTGCCAGCATCCGCCTATTAACGCAATGGTCCTAA
- the LOC131272312 gene encoding ATP-binding cassette subfamily G member 4 produces the protein MKDVEFQDIEYAVNVRKSFLSESQKRTILKGVSGVFRHGQLTAIMGPSGAGKSSLLNAISGYRKSGVQGTVHLNKKASCYITQEDHHQPMLTVEELMALACKLKIKDQTDCQETIAEVLSSLNLNHRRNVTAERLSGGERKRLSIALEMVANPSVFFLDEPTSGLDEVTAANCVRLLRDLARQDRTVVCTIHQPSARIFALFDHIYVIARGQCVYQGNPKALVPFLAHVNIECPRHYNPADFIIEICDSDTHELIPTLANVMQNGKSICSELQAIAGPTTASGPASISSDQEPSSLEPAGEFVLKPTVTSMILDRQGPHVSTLVQKMKQITRFFHNRHAVSGFVQFWVLFRLMWTKIIRNRTVLWIQLIHHIACGFFIGLIFLNAANDGARMFDHLKFCLGVCFFFCYTQVMVPILSYPREVKLVKKECFNRWYGLFPYYLALTLSRLPVQLLLNIVFTMLVYWLAGLPLELFRYCLFALVGIIVSLCAEGFGLMIGATFNVMNGSAIGPLAIAPFLGLAIYGFDFAAQIPTLMQWLMRVSFIRGGVVSVVLVVFGYNRPRLDCDEMYCHFDDPKVLLHYVRIDNTTLLFELTILVSMTLFYRLVCYLSLRRRFYK, from the exons ATGAAAGACGTCGAGTTCCAAGACATCGAGTATGCGGTCAATGTGCGCAAAAGTTTCC tGAGTGAAAGCCAGAAGCGAACGATCCTGAAGGGCGTCAGCGGCGTTTTCCGGCATGGACAATTAACAGCCATTATGGGACCGTCCGGGGCGGGCAAGAGTAGCCTGCTGAACGCAATATCTGGCTATCG CAAATCTGGCGTCCAGGGCACAGTACACTTGAACAAGAAGGCATCCTGCTACATCACTCAAGAAGATCACCACCAACCAATGTTGACGGTCGAGGAACTGATGGCACTCGCGTGCAAGCTGAAGATCAAAGACCAAACGGACTGCCAGGAGACGATCGCGGAGGTGCTGTCGAGTCTCAACTTGAACCACCGCCGGAACGTGACGGCGGAGCGGCTGAGTGGAGGCGAGCGAAAGCGACTCTCAATTGCGCTCGAGATGGTAGCGAACCCGTCGGTATTCTTTCTGGACGAGCCGACGAGCGGGCTGGACGAGGTTACGGCGGCCAACTGCGTGCGGCTGTTGCGCGATCTCGCCCGCCAGGACCGGACGGTCGTCTGCACCATTCATCAACCGTCGGCCCGTATTTTTGCGCTGTTTGACCACATCTACGTGATTGCCCGGGGCCAGTGCGTGTACCAGGGCAACCCGAAGGCACTCGTACCCTTCCTGGCGCACGTCAACATCGAATGTCCGAGGCACTACAATCCGGCTGACTTTA tTATCGAAATCTGTGATAGCGACACCCACGAGCTCATTCCGACGCTTGCGAACGTAATGCAGAACGGCAAATCGATCTGCTCCGAGCTGCAAGCGATCGCTGGCCCTACGACCGCCTCCGGACCTGCATCGATCTCCTCCGACCAAGAACCGTCCTCGCTCGAGCCGGCCGGAGAGTTCGTCCTAAAGCCGACCGTCACCTCGATGATCCTCGACCGGCAAGGACCGCACGTTAGCACGCTGGTGCAGAAGATGAAGCAGATCACGCGCTTTTTCCACAATCGACACGCCGTGTCCGGGTTCGTGCAGTTCTGGGTGCTATTTCGCCTGATGTGGACGAAGATCATTCGCAACCGGACGGTGCTGTGGATCCAGCTGATACATCACATTGCGTGTGGGTTTTTCATAG GTTTGATTTTCCTGAACGCTGCCAACGACGGAGCGCGAATGTTCGACCACTTAAAGTTTTGTCTCGGCGtgtgcttcttcttctgctacACACAGGTTATGGTGCCGATTCTAAGCT aTCCTCGTGAAGTGAAGTTGGTGAAAAAGGAATGTTTTAACCGCTGGTACGGGCTGTTTCCTTACTATCTTGCCCTGACGCTCTCTCGACTGCCAGTCCAATTGCTGCTCAATATCGTGTTCACCATGCTGGTTTATTGGCTGGCGGGGTTGCCACTGGAGCTGTTCCGCTACTGCTTATTCGCCCTAGTGGGAATCATTGTGTCTTTGTGTGCCGAAGGTTTCGGTCTTATGATTGGCGCCACCTTTAACGTGATG AATGGTTCCGCCATCGGCCCACTGGCGATTGCCCCGTTCCTGGGTCTGGCCATCTACGGATTCGACTTTGCAGCACAGATTCCCACGCTCATGCAATGGCTGATGCGGGTGTCGTTCATACGCGGTGGCGTCGTGTCGGTTGTGTTGGTTGTATTTGGCTACAATCGACCACGGCTAGATTGTGACGAAATGTACTGCCACTTCGACGACCCAAAGGTGCTGCTGCACTACGTTCGCATCGACAACACGACGCTGCTGTTCGAGCTGACCATCCTCGTCTCGATGACACTCTTCTACCGGTTGGTGTGCTACCTTAGTCTACGGAGAAGGTTCTACAAGTAG